From Thermodesulfobacteriota bacterium, a single genomic window includes:
- the bamA gene encoding outer membrane protein assembly factor BamA codes for MMVTVRTLLLYMMIAAVVLPGGRAAADTGPEASAAGVDWNRLSGRPVSRLDIEVAGPPGDTTGWIEMASTLINLPPGASFSPALLDRSLEHLKACGRFAGARAEATPEGEAVALRFHLSVSRVIRDIDIHIKGWSGLFTQDVLRSLSVYPGKNFSPVEMEAQKDIIAELFKTRGFSSPAIDIFAREDRDDNTVVLKIDITPGPWRRVRSIHISGNRAFSDTRLKSRMKTWRASLLHLGRARFNQHDLDRDMETLTEFYRKKGFAEVAITYALNTDDRQSRVAIVVLVDEGPRYEIAFSGNNRFSGRALKKEAAVYSRGNRGGMGIRKSVKDMKARYWNAGYLNADVRVEEGARAEESGAPKQVRFVIEEGPGTVVRSLTIRGNARIPTRAIERRIRSRPPWWKKTWVYVPQKLEEDIRAIEQLYRKRGYAHARVEQAVTFNEAGTEADITISIDEGDTVRVSSVRFEGLAAVTEDRALKALRLKPDELFDEKSAQKDKADLATLISEQGRPHVRVDSSIVMDENRRTAAIVYQVDEGPAVSMGAIYVSGNLRTRESVVKQEMKMTEREPFSLTRMAESQRNLRDLDIFRAVNFTPVGLAEKDDRVDLFIETVEKNPFFIELAGGYTSDQGAFGKVSAGDHNLLGTNRDGYAAWELRETGYRGDAGIRSPRFFSTRLSSVLNLSTEKREDFNQNFGVRTQGVSFGVDREWSEDLSTGINMNAEQRDSYPLSLIEEDENETYEKRSALAVTPGVLYDSRDNKMMPTRGAMVSGNVTFSRGISTSPDDFIKYRGDLRCYRPLFQTVTLALTGRAGYIDPQSGSADVSDDQLFFLGGISSVRGFNENELVVDDRNDPVGGRLSLSGTVEARMAAGKKLSLVLFYDIGKLSRLAEPAYTDTRSSVGVGLGYRTPVGPLSIYYGSKLDRKEGESPGRFHFSIGYTF; via the coding sequence ATGATGGTAACAGTAAGAACGCTGCTGCTTTATATGATGATCGCGGCCGTTGTTTTGCCGGGCGGACGGGCAGCCGCGGACACCGGCCCGGAAGCTTCCGCCGCCGGCGTCGACTGGAACCGGCTGTCCGGCCGGCCGGTTTCCCGCCTGGATATCGAAGTCGCCGGTCCGCCAGGGGACACCACCGGCTGGATCGAGATGGCGTCAACGCTGATCAACCTGCCCCCCGGCGCCTCTTTTTCCCCGGCGCTTCTCGATCGTTCCCTGGAACATCTGAAGGCCTGCGGCCGTTTTGCCGGGGCCCGGGCCGAGGCAACGCCGGAAGGGGAAGCCGTGGCCCTGCGTTTCCATCTGTCGGTCAGCCGCGTCATTCGGGATATCGACATCCATATCAAAGGGTGGAGCGGTCTCTTTACGCAGGATGTGCTCCGCAGCCTGTCCGTTTATCCCGGGAAAAACTTCAGTCCCGTTGAAATGGAGGCGCAGAAAGACATTATCGCGGAGCTGTTTAAAACCAGGGGATTTTCTTCCCCGGCCATCGACATCTTCGCCCGCGAGGATCGCGATGATAACACGGTGGTGTTGAAGATAGATATAACGCCGGGCCCATGGCGGCGCGTCCGGTCGATTCACATATCCGGCAACCGCGCCTTTTCGGATACGCGACTGAAAAGCCGCATGAAAACCTGGCGCGCCTCTCTTTTACACCTGGGCCGGGCCCGGTTCAATCAACACGATCTGGACAGGGACATGGAAACGCTGACCGAGTTCTATCGGAAAAAAGGGTTCGCCGAAGTCGCCATCACCTATGCCCTGAATACGGACGACCGACAGAGTCGCGTGGCCATCGTGGTTCTCGTTGACGAAGGCCCCCGGTATGAGATCGCTTTTTCCGGGAATAACCGCTTTTCAGGCCGGGCACTCAAAAAGGAAGCGGCCGTCTATTCCCGGGGAAACCGGGGCGGCATGGGAATCCGCAAAAGCGTGAAGGACATGAAAGCCCGCTACTGGAACGCCGGCTATCTGAACGCGGATGTGCGCGTGGAGGAAGGCGCCCGGGCGGAGGAGTCCGGAGCACCGAAACAGGTCCGGTTCGTGATCGAGGAAGGCCCGGGAACGGTTGTCCGCTCGCTGACCATCCGGGGAAACGCCCGCATCCCGACCCGGGCCATAGAACGCCGGATCCGCTCCCGTCCGCCATGGTGGAAAAAGACATGGGTCTATGTGCCGCAGAAACTGGAGGAGGATATCCGGGCCATTGAGCAATTGTACCGGAAAAGGGGATACGCCCACGCCCGGGTAGAGCAGGCCGTGACCTTCAACGAAGCCGGCACTGAGGCGGACATCACCATCAGCATCGACGAGGGGGATACCGTCCGGGTGTCGTCCGTCCGTTTTGAGGGGCTGGCCGCCGTAACGGAAGACCGGGCGCTGAAAGCCCTGCGATTGAAGCCTGACGAACTGTTTGACGAAAAATCGGCGCAAAAAGACAAGGCGGATCTGGCGACCCTGATTTCGGAACAAGGCCGTCCCCACGTACGCGTGGATTCGTCAATCGTCATGGACGAAAACCGCCGGACCGCGGCGATCGTCTATCAGGTGGACGAAGGCCCGGCGGTGTCCATGGGGGCGATATATGTGTCCGGCAATCTCCGCACCCGGGAAAGCGTGGTGAAGCAGGAGATGAAAATGACGGAAAGGGAGCCCTTTTCCCTGACCCGGATGGCCGAAAGCCAGCGGAATCTCCGGGATCTGGACATATTCCGGGCGGTCAACTTCACCCCCGTCGGCCTGGCGGAAAAGGACGACCGGGTTGACCTGTTTATTGAAACGGTTGAAAAAAATCCGTTTTTCATCGAACTGGCCGGCGGCTACACCTCGGATCAGGGCGCCTTTGGAAAAGTGTCGGCGGGTGACCATAACCTGCTGGGAACGAACCGTGACGGTTACGCCGCCTGGGAGCTCCGGGAAACCGGCTACCGCGGCGATGCGGGCATCCGCTCACCGCGGTTTTTTTCCACCCGCCTGTCGTCGGTCCTGAACCTGTCCACGGAAAAAAGAGAGGACTTCAACCAGAATTTCGGCGTCCGGACACAAGGGGTCTCTTTTGGCGTCGACCGGGAATGGTCCGAGGACCTGTCCACCGGCATCAATATGAACGCGGAGCAAAGGGATTCGTACCCGCTGTCTTTGATCGAAGAAGATGAAAACGAAACTTACGAGAAGCGCAGCGCTCTGGCCGTAACCCCCGGCGTTCTTTACGACAGCCGGGACAACAAGATGATGCCGACCAGGGGGGCAATGGTTTCCGGCAATGTAACCTTTTCCCGGGGGATCAGCACCAGCCCGGATGATTTTATCAAGTACCGGGGCGACCTTCGCTGCTACCGGCCCCTTTTCCAGACGGTCACCCTGGCCCTGACCGGCAGGGCCGGCTACATCGACCCCCAGAGCGGCTCAGCGGACGTTTCCGATGACCAGCTTTTTTTCCTCGGCGGCATCTCCTCGGTTCGCGGATTCAATGAAAACGAGCTGGTGGTAGACGACCGGAATGATCCTGTCGGCGGGCGCCTGTCTCTGTCCGGAACCGTTGAAGCCAGAATGGCCGCGGGAAAAAAACTCAGCCTGGTCCTGTTTTACGATATCGGCAAACTGAGCCGGTTGGCCGAACCGGCCTATACGGATACCCGGTCTTCCGTTGGCGTCGGCCTGGGCTACCGGACGCCGGTGGGTCCGTTGAGCATCTACTACGGCTCAAAGCTTGACCGCAAGGAAGGGGAAAGCCCCGGCCGGTTTCATTTCTCCATCGGGTACACCTTCTGA
- a CDS encoding translocation/assembly module TamB domain-containing protein has product MKTINKINARNRAAGVVAALLIILPGCLFIVSAMVNTGVARHWLEQGLSRHMAGRVVIGDHRLSITGQALEIEKLALFSSRSQPILAIDHVRLDWRPASLLKQTLKIKSLRLNHVSVRLPTDVKNSLPPAMRKLLDTIQSLPGNSLLRLFMPRTLIVESAEITNLEIAPYSPRPDSSTDPRALSLAFIRLAGTLNEKDIKGLRIEIGQPPDGLDVSGDIRQVFGRPELDLSVKGAAGLEALKPLLNTTRDLSGQTILQADIRGDPGNPEIHAELTCRQPVVGPVVLDELVCRLDGNIQALAVDARATVPGPGQITAAGNLDLIGVFPGGLTAWKYDVDRVAYTLQIRAAGADLNRLLNITPRMKGRIGSDITITGRGISPHRLSADLAGKIDVTDFRPENHKPTEPLAIELAGQCRDGILRLDQISAETAGLRLTGSGHYVLATSDVAGRFRLTADDISGLAALAGYDRVSGGLEMTADVSGAFPEMTATGLVHGAGLSIAPFTVGDVDGRLVLSRGLLTVEQMDIRRGASYSQVRGVIHLVDERTGTAASDPAMDLTVAPGRIRLEDILPDRLKGEVTLSGNIGGTFKKPTGEMSLEAVEPDIGLARADRINLSAALKGDTVDIRSVEAFFPGDQILRGSGVLSLKERTYRFEAASEALALGRIRAIQDYGPVDGTARFSLSGNGDWGEIPALWGDMQIRQLAIAGNALNNMAPDFRFDGRLIRADIHGDGIVLTGTLDLTDLAFTARCDAGAAPLSPWLAMIDRPDLSGTVTGRLEAAGRLSDIPAMKASAEIDQVVLSDGRRDWCRAGPFRLYCEGGIIHVPGINLTVADEGTVNISGRMGFDQSVALDINCRAPFSMAEIMATDIQDMTGRINLAARVTGTLDRPAVTGEMKLSNIGLTLPDLSGRVHDISGTVRFQQENITINEITGLLGTGRFRVTGMASLEGWRPAAMDIRLTAESLPVVVPDKLDLKLDANLALVRDAGQAVVRGEVVLVDGVYFQDTELVTQTDIFQSPFVKKKAPGPDIVFRLPSFLRGLSLDLALRHRLPLKVDNNIGLLEILPDLAVKGNLDHPVIMGEARIESGEILFQRTPFKVDKGAVIFANPYKTEPRIDLTADTAIKHWKINLKATGTPDQLEITLTSDPDEEPGDILSLLVFGMPTREMTAGAGSSENQAETLAAFLAGTMSGDIRKATGLDIVEVSTAEESRATEETTEEQTNGRSRITVGSKVSDRLTLKYSVESGQYGLVQESATDYRLTETMTVSGFQNTQGVFGGELIFRYEFR; this is encoded by the coding sequence TTGAAAACAATAAACAAAATAAACGCCCGCAACCGGGCGGCCGGTGTCGTTGCGGCCCTGCTGATCATACTGCCGGGGTGTCTTTTTATTGTCTCGGCCATGGTCAATACCGGCGTAGCCCGGCATTGGCTGGAGCAGGGACTCAGCCGCCACATGGCCGGTCGCGTGGTCATTGGCGATCACCGTCTGTCGATAACGGGGCAGGCCCTGGAAATCGAAAAACTGGCCCTTTTTTCCAGCCGGAGCCAACCGATTCTGGCTATCGATCACGTCCGTCTCGATTGGCGTCCGGCGTCTCTTTTGAAACAAACACTGAAAATAAAATCCCTGCGCCTGAATCATGTCTCGGTTCGATTACCGACCGACGTGAAAAACAGCCTGCCTCCGGCCATGCGGAAGCTTTTGGACACAATCCAGTCCCTGCCCGGTAACAGCCTGCTCCGTCTGTTCATGCCCCGGACACTGATCGTTGAATCCGCGGAAATCACCAACCTGGAAATCGCACCTTATTCTCCCCGCCCTGATTCGTCAACCGACCCGCGGGCACTGTCTCTTGCCTTCATACGCCTGGCGGGAACGCTGAATGAAAAAGACATAAAGGGACTGCGGATTGAAATCGGCCAGCCGCCTGACGGGCTTGACGTCAGCGGAGACATCCGGCAGGTATTCGGTCGCCCGGAACTGGACCTGTCCGTGAAAGGCGCGGCCGGTCTGGAGGCGCTCAAGCCCCTGCTCAACACCACCCGTGATCTTTCCGGACAGACAATCCTTCAGGCCGATATCAGGGGCGATCCGGGAAATCCGGAGATTCACGCCGAACTGACCTGCCGGCAGCCCGTGGTCGGGCCGGTCGTCCTGGATGAACTGGTCTGCCGCCTGGACGGAAACATTCAGGCGCTCGCCGTGGATGCCCGCGCCACTGTCCCGGGGCCGGGACAGATAACCGCTGCCGGAAACCTGGATTTAATCGGCGTTTTCCCGGGTGGCCTAACGGCCTGGAAATATGACGTTGACCGGGTGGCCTATACGCTTCAAATCCGCGCGGCCGGAGCGGACCTGAACCGCCTCCTGAACATCACCCCCCGGATGAAGGGCCGGATCGGATCGGACATCACCATTACCGGCCGGGGGATATCGCCGCACCGGCTCAGCGCCGATCTGGCCGGAAAAATTGACGTAACTGATTTCCGACCGGAAAACCATAAGCCGACTGAGCCCCTGGCTATTGAGTTGGCCGGACAATGCCGGGACGGGATTCTCCGTCTGGATCAGATTTCAGCTGAAACAGCCGGGCTGCGCCTGACCGGCTCCGGCCACTATGTCCTGGCAACAAGTGATGTCGCCGGCCGGTTCAGACTGACCGCCGACGACATCAGCGGCCTGGCCGCCCTGGCCGGATACGACCGGGTCAGCGGCGGCCTGGAAATGACGGCCGATGTGTCGGGTGCTTTCCCTGAAATGACGGCCACGGGACTAGTCCACGGAGCCGGCCTGTCCATCGCCCCTTTTACCGTCGGTGATGTGGACGGCCGGCTGGTTCTGTCCCGGGGGCTCCTGACCGTTGAACAAATGGATATCCGCCGGGGAGCGTCCTATAGCCAGGTCCGGGGCGTCATCCATCTTGTTGATGAGCGGACCGGCACAGCGGCTTCCGACCCGGCCATGGACCTGACGGTAGCCCCAGGCAGAATCCGCCTGGAAGACATTCTGCCGGACAGGCTGAAAGGCGAAGTGACCTTGTCCGGCAACATCGGGGGCACGTTTAAAAAACCGACCGGAGAGATGTCTCTGGAGGCTGTTGAACCGGATATCGGCCTGGCCCGGGCCGACCGGATCAATCTTTCCGCGGCCCTGAAGGGCGATACCGTCGATATCCGTTCCGTTGAGGCCTTCTTTCCCGGTGACCAGATCCTGCGGGGTTCCGGCGTCCTGTCCCTGAAGGAGCGGACCTATCGGTTCGAAGCCGCGTCAGAGGCGCTTGCTCTCGGCCGGATCCGGGCGATCCAGGATTATGGGCCGGTTGACGGAACAGCGCGCTTTTCCCTATCCGGAAACGGCGACTGGGGGGAAATTCCGGCCCTTTGGGGAGACATGCAAATCCGTCAACTGGCCATCGCCGGCAACGCTTTAAATAACATGGCGCCTGATTTCCGGTTTGACGGCCGCCTGATCCGGGCCGACATTCACGGTGACGGGATCGTCCTGACCGGTACCCTGGACCTGACGGACCTGGCTTTTACCGCCCGGTGCGATGCCGGAGCGGCACCGCTTTCTCCCTGGCTGGCGATGATCGACCGGCCGGACTTGAGCGGAACGGTCACCGGCCGGCTGGAGGCCGCAGGCAGGCTGAGCGACATTCCGGCCATGAAGGCTTCGGCTGAAATCGATCAGGTCGTCCTGTCCGATGGCCGGCGCGACTGGTGCCGGGCCGGACCTTTCCGCCTGTATTGCGAAGGCGGCATCATTCATGTTCCGGGGATCAACCTCACCGTAGCCGACGAGGGAACAGTGAATATCAGCGGCCGGATGGGCTTTGACCAGTCGGTTGCCCTGGACATTAACTGCCGGGCCCCCTTCTCCATGGCCGAAATAATGGCAACGGACATCCAGGACATGACCGGCCGGATAAACCTGGCCGCCCGGGTCACCGGAACCCTGGACCGGCCGGCCGTGACCGGCGAGATGAAACTGTCCAACATCGGCCTGACCCTGCCGGACCTGTCCGGCAGGGTTCATGACATCAGCGGCACCGTCCGCTTTCAGCAGGAAAACATTACGATCAATGAAATCACCGGTCTGCTGGGAACCGGCCGCTTCCGGGTTACCGGCATGGCTTCCCTGGAAGGTTGGCGGCCGGCCGCCATGGATATCCGGCTGACGGCCGAATCACTACCGGTGGTTGTCCCGGATAAACTGGACCTGAAACTGGACGCGAATCTGGCCCTGGTCAGAGATGCCGGGCAGGCGGTTGTCCGCGGAGAGGTGGTGCTGGTGGACGGCGTGTATTTCCAGGATACGGAACTGGTCACTCAAACGGACATATTCCAGTCTCCGTTTGTAAAGAAAAAGGCGCCCGGGCCGGATATTGTCTTCCGGTTGCCGTCCTTTCTGCGGGGGCTGTCCCTGGACCTGGCCCTCAGGCACCGGCTTCCGCTCAAGGTCGACAACAACATCGGTCTGCTGGAGATTTTGCCCGACCTGGCCGTCAAAGGGAACCTGGACCATCCCGTTATTATGGGGGAAGCCAGAATTGAATCAGGGGAGATCCTCTTTCAACGGACCCCCTTCAAGGTGGATAAAGGCGCCGTCATCTTTGCCAACCCTTATAAAACTGAACCCCGCATCGACCTTACGGCCGATACCGCCATCAAACATTGGAAAATCAACCTGAAAGCCACCGGAACACCGGATCAGCTGGAAATCACGCTGACCTCTGATCCTGACGAGGAACCGGGAGACATTCTTTCCCTGCTGGTGTTCGGCATGCCGACCCGTGAGATGACCGCCGGCGCCGGCAGCTCGGAAAACCAGGCGGAGACGCTGGCGGCATTCCTGGCCGGAACCATGTCCGGCGACATCAGAAAGGCAACGGGCCTGGATATCGTCGAGGTGTCCACCGCCGAAGAAAGCCGGGCGACGGAAGAAACAACCGAGGAGCAGACAAACGGCCGGAGCCGCATCACCGTGGGGTCGAAGGTTTCCGACCGATTGACCCTCAAGTATTCCGTTGAGTCCGGCCAGTACGGTCTGGTTCAGGAAAGCGCCACCGATTATCGTTTGACGGAAACCATGACCGTTTCGGGATTTCAGAACACCCAGGGCGTTTTCGGCGGCGAACTGATTTTTCGGTATGAGTTCCGGTAG
- a CDS encoding sigma-54 dependent transcriptional regulator, producing the protein MEKILIIDDDEGLVHFLSRFFQRKGFDVTVCLTGQEALNTISQNGFDLILLDYKMPDFNGLDVLSEIRRIEVKTPVILMTAYGTTELAIETMKHGAYDYLTKPFDRQDLSRIVTDALCVNRQVKERVLISAGCADTIDPADGKTIRMVGHGKKMQEVFKLIGQVAPNDVSVLITGESGTGKELVARAIYHHSRRSDKPFITVNCGAIPEALFESELFGHERGAFTGADRTYIGKLERCDQGTLFLDEIGEMAPSAQVKLLRALQEGEIERVGGSHPVRVNVRVIAATNKNLEKEIEAGRFRKDLYWRLKVITMELPPLRQRQEDIPHLADYFLLRFCAEYKRPSCYLSESALNKLMAYTWPGNVRELENCIRRAVLLAAGDVIPESNLMIPDAEAEPMPEETTSGQLMARLKDQIEEIFPLLLRLPGQNIYADIIDLVETTLMARAMDACEGNQVQAAAMLGISRNTLRSRLKKQQDEPERSGGAD; encoded by the coding sequence ATGGAAAAAATACTGATCATAGATGACGATGAGGGGCTGGTTCATTTTTTAAGCCGGTTTTTTCAGCGCAAGGGATTTGACGTGACCGTCTGCCTGACCGGGCAGGAGGCCTTGAACACCATCTCTCAGAACGGTTTTGACCTGATTCTCCTGGATTATAAAATGCCTGATTTTAACGGGCTGGATGTCCTGTCGGAAATCCGGCGAATCGAGGTAAAAACGCCCGTCATCCTGATGACCGCCTACGGAACCACCGAACTGGCCATAGAAACCATGAAGCACGGCGCCTACGACTACCTGACCAAACCGTTTGACCGCCAGGATCTGTCCCGCATCGTCACCGACGCCTTGTGCGTCAACCGTCAGGTGAAGGAGCGGGTTCTGATTTCAGCCGGATGCGCGGACACGATCGACCCGGCCGACGGGAAAACGATCCGGATGGTGGGCCACGGCAAAAAGATGCAGGAGGTATTCAAGCTGATCGGACAGGTGGCGCCCAATGATGTGTCGGTTCTGATCACCGGCGAAAGCGGCACCGGCAAGGAACTGGTGGCCAGGGCTATTTACCACCACAGCCGCCGCAGCGACAAGCCGTTTATTACGGTCAACTGCGGCGCCATTCCGGAAGCCCTGTTTGAAAGCGAACTGTTCGGGCACGAAAGAGGTGCGTTCACCGGAGCGGACCGGACCTATATCGGCAAGCTGGAGCGATGCGATCAGGGCACCCTTTTCCTGGATGAAATCGGCGAGATGGCACCGTCGGCACAGGTCAAGCTGCTGCGGGCCCTGCAGGAGGGCGAAATCGAACGGGTCGGCGGCTCTCATCCCGTCCGGGTGAATGTGCGTGTTATCGCCGCCACCAACAAAAACCTGGAAAAGGAAATCGAGGCCGGCCGGTTTCGCAAGGACCTGTACTGGCGGCTCAAGGTCATTACCATGGAACTGCCCCCGCTCCGACAGCGGCAGGAGGATATTCCCCATCTGGCCGACTATTTTCTGCTGCGGTTCTGCGCCGAATACAAGCGGCCTTCCTGCTATCTGTCCGAATCCGCTTTGAACAAGTTGATGGCTTACACCTGGCCGGGCAATGTGCGCGAGCTTGAAAACTGCATCCGCCGGGCCGTGCTGCTGGCCGCCGGGGATGTAATTCCCGAAAGCAATCTGATGATTCCCGACGCCGAGGCGGAGCCGATGCCGGAGGAAACAACCTCCGGACAACTCATGGCCCGGCTGAAGGATCAGATTGAAGAAATTTTCCCGCTGCTGCTTCGCCTGCCCGGACAGAATATTTACGCCGATATCATTGATCTGGTCGAAACTACCCTGATGGCCAGGGCCATGGATGCCTGTGAGGGCAATCAGGTCCAGGCCGCCGCCATGCTGGGCATCAGCCGCAATACCCTGCGCAGCCGGCTGAAAAAGCAGCAGGATGAACCAGAAAGAAGCGGCGGCGCCGATTGA
- the gdhA gene encoding NADP-specific glutamate dehydrogenase has translation MSVITSVIEKVKRLDPDQKEFHQAVTEVMETLEPTTERHPEFVKNKIYERIIEPERAVTFRVPWVDDRGEVQVNRGFRVQFNNAIGPFKGGLRFHPSVNLGIIKFLGFEQIFKNSLTTLAMGGGKGGSDFDPKGKSDGEIMRFCQAFMRELFRHIGPETDVPAGDIGVGGREIGYLYGYYKKIRNEHTGVLTGKGLEYGGSLIRPEATGYGTVYFAAEMMATRGMDFKGKVVAVSGAGNVAQFAIEKVNQMGGRVISACDSNATVIDEKGIDDDKCCYLMELKNVRRGRVSEYAGKYKTVCFEGKNVWDVIREQGIKVDIALPCATQNEIDGANAEALVKNGCFCVAEGANMPSSPEAVRVFQNHNILYGPGKAANAGGVATSGLEMSQNSSKLSWTREEVDHRLLLIMKGIHKSCLDAAEAYGRKGDYVTGANIAGFVKVARAMMAFGIV, from the coding sequence ATGTCAGTTATCACCAGCGTCATTGAGAAGGTCAAGCGTCTGGATCCCGATCAGAAGGAGTTTCACCAGGCCGTAACCGAGGTTATGGAAACCCTGGAACCAACTACTGAGCGCCATCCTGAATTTGTCAAAAATAAAATTTATGAACGCATTATCGAGCCGGAGCGGGCGGTCACATTCCGGGTTCCCTGGGTGGACGACAGGGGAGAAGTCCAGGTCAACCGGGGTTTCCGGGTGCAGTTCAATAACGCCATCGGACCTTTCAAGGGAGGCCTTCGTTTTCATCCTTCCGTCAATCTGGGCATCATCAAGTTTCTGGGTTTTGAACAGATTTTCAAAAACTCCCTGACCACCCTGGCCATGGGCGGCGGCAAGGGCGGATCGGATTTTGATCCCAAGGGAAAAAGCGACGGGGAAATCATGCGGTTCTGCCAGGCCTTTATGCGGGAGTTGTTCCGGCATATCGGTCCGGAGACGGATGTGCCGGCCGGTGATATCGGCGTGGGCGGTCGTGAAATCGGTTATCTGTATGGCTATTATAAAAAGATCCGCAACGAGCATACCGGCGTGCTGACCGGCAAGGGGCTGGAATACGGCGGCAGCCTGATCCGGCCCGAGGCCACCGGGTACGGAACCGTTTACTTTGCAGCGGAAATGATGGCTACCCGGGGGATGGATTTCAAGGGCAAGGTCGTCGCGGTCAGCGGCGCCGGCAATGTGGCCCAGTTCGCCATCGAAAAGGTCAACCAGATGGGCGGACGGGTCATTTCGGCCTGTGATTCAAACGCCACCGTTATCGACGAAAAGGGCATCGACGACGACAAGTGCTGCTATCTTATGGAATTAAAGAATGTGCGGCGTGGCCGGGTCAGCGAATATGCCGGTAAATACAAAACCGTTTGTTTTGAAGGGAAAAACGTCTGGGATGTGATCCGGGAACAGGGCATCAAGGTGGATATCGCCCTGCCTTGCGCCACCCAGAATGAGATCGACGGCGCCAATGCCGAGGCCCTGGTCAAGAACGGCTGCTTCTGCGTGGCCGAGGGCGCCAACATGCCCTCTTCTCCGGAAGCGGTCCGGGTATTTCAGAACCATAATATCCTTTACGGGCCGGGCAAGGCGGCCAATGCCGGCGGCGTGGCGACTTCGGGCCTGGAGATGAGCCAGAACAGCTCCAAACTTTCCTGGACCCGGGAAGAGGTGGATCACCGGCTGCTGCTGATCATGAAAGGTATTCACAAGTCCTGCCTGGATGCGGCCGAAGCATACGGCAGAAAGGGTGACTATGTCACCGGCGCCAATATCGCGGGATTTGTCAAGGTGGCCAGAGCCATGATGGCCTTTGGTATCGTGTAA